The following are encoded together in the Actinoplanes sp. N902-109 genome:
- a CDS encoding heavy metal translocating P-type ATPase — protein sequence MTLEERTRPAVAAPPPQATHRAGRWWPVPEVRWATAATLLFGLGLAAQLSGAPGRLWWPLYLACCTAGGWEPGWAGLRALRERRLDVDLLMVVAAACAAAIGQIFDGALLIVIFATSGALEAVATRRTEDSVRGLLDLAPEQANRVTPDGAETVATAELRVGDVIAVRPGDRIGADGHVVAGRSEVDQAGITGEPLPAGKQPGDEVYAGTVNGTGALRVRVARPAADSVVARIVTLVEQASATKARTQLFIERVEQWYSIGMVAATLLLFTIPLLAGAELEPTLLRAMTFMIVASPCAVVLATMPPLLSAIATAGRHGVLIKSAVVLEHLGTATRVAFDKTGTLTEGRPRLSTIRPLPGTGITEPDLLTLAASAEEPAEHPLARAVVAAARERRLALRPAQSFGSAPGRGVTAQVDGRRIWIGSPARVPGHRPPAIGAGAVRRAVAALEHDGETVVLVAVDDRPAGILGFTDRLRPGAQSTVGALRELTGATPVLLTGDNAAAAERIAAAAGIDEVHAGLLPEQKAGQVRRQEAAGHRLLLVGDGVNDAPALAAAHAGIAMGGSGADLSIATADAVIVRDDLTAVPAVIALSRRARRLVTANLVVAAAFIVLLAGWDLLGHLPLPLGVAGHEGSTVIVGLNGLRLLRSSAWRRAAGRPGQRSSS from the coding sequence GTGACCCTGGAGGAACGCACCCGCCCCGCCGTAGCGGCGCCGCCGCCGCAGGCCACCCACCGGGCCGGCCGGTGGTGGCCGGTCCCCGAGGTGCGCTGGGCCACCGCGGCGACCCTGCTGTTCGGGCTCGGCCTGGCCGCTCAGCTGTCCGGCGCCCCGGGCCGGCTGTGGTGGCCGCTCTACCTGGCCTGCTGCACGGCCGGTGGGTGGGAACCGGGCTGGGCCGGGCTGCGGGCGCTGCGCGAGCGGCGCCTGGACGTCGACCTGCTCATGGTGGTGGCCGCCGCCTGCGCCGCCGCCATCGGCCAGATCTTCGACGGCGCCCTGCTGATCGTCATCTTCGCCACCTCCGGCGCTCTCGAGGCGGTCGCCACCCGGCGCACCGAGGACTCCGTGCGCGGGCTGCTCGACCTGGCCCCCGAGCAGGCGAACCGGGTCACCCCGGACGGCGCGGAGACCGTCGCGACGGCCGAGCTCCGGGTCGGCGATGTCATCGCGGTGCGGCCGGGCGACCGCATCGGCGCCGACGGCCACGTCGTTGCCGGCCGCAGCGAGGTCGACCAGGCCGGGATCACCGGCGAACCGCTGCCGGCCGGCAAGCAGCCGGGCGACGAGGTCTACGCCGGCACGGTCAACGGTACTGGCGCGCTGCGGGTACGGGTGGCCCGGCCCGCGGCCGACAGCGTCGTCGCGCGCATCGTCACCCTGGTCGAGCAGGCGAGCGCGACCAAGGCCCGGACCCAGCTGTTCATCGAGCGGGTCGAGCAGTGGTACTCGATCGGCATGGTCGCCGCCACCCTGCTGCTGTTCACGATCCCGCTGCTGGCCGGGGCCGAGCTCGAGCCGACGCTGCTGCGGGCGATGACGTTCATGATCGTGGCGTCGCCGTGCGCGGTCGTGCTGGCCACCATGCCGCCGCTGCTGTCCGCGATCGCCACCGCGGGCCGGCACGGCGTGCTGATCAAGTCGGCAGTCGTGCTGGAACACCTCGGCACGGCGACCCGGGTGGCGTTCGACAAGACCGGCACGCTGACCGAGGGGCGGCCCCGGCTCAGCACGATCCGGCCGCTGCCCGGCACCGGGATCACCGAACCGGACCTGCTCACACTGGCCGCCTCGGCCGAGGAGCCCGCCGAGCATCCGCTGGCCCGCGCCGTGGTGGCCGCCGCCCGGGAGCGCCGCCTGGCGCTGCGCCCGGCGCAATCGTTCGGCTCGGCACCGGGCCGCGGCGTCACCGCCCAGGTCGACGGACGCCGGATCTGGATCGGCAGCCCGGCCCGGGTGCCCGGCCATCGGCCGCCCGCCATCGGCGCCGGGGCCGTGCGCCGGGCCGTGGCCGCGCTCGAGCACGACGGCGAGACGGTCGTGCTGGTGGCGGTGGACGACCGGCCGGCCGGGATCCTCGGGTTCACCGACCGGTTGCGGCCCGGGGCGCAGTCCACGGTCGGAGCGCTCCGCGAGCTGACCGGCGCCACCCCGGTCCTGCTGACCGGGGACAACGCCGCCGCTGCCGAACGCATCGCCGCCGCGGCCGGCATCGACGAGGTGCACGCCGGGCTGCTGCCCGAGCAGAAGGCCGGGCAGGTCCGGCGGCAGGAAGCAGCCGGGCACCGGCTGCTGCTGGTGGGCGACGGGGTCAACGACGCGCCCGCGCTGGCCGCCGCCCACGCGGGCATCGCCATGGGCGGCTCCGGCGCGGACCTCAGCATCGCTACCGCCGACGCCGTCATCGTCCGCGACGACCTGACCGCCGTGCCCGCCGTGATCGCCCTCTCCCGGCGGGCCCGCCGGCTGGTCACCGCGAACCTGGTCGTCGCCGCGGCGTTCATCGTGCTGCTGGCCGGCTGGGACCTG